The proteins below are encoded in one region of Tessaracoccus aquimaris:
- a CDS encoding general stress protein, protein MSEPLVPSASKAFRLEYPQHLAEFSTYEEAQSAVDYLADSKFAVENLMIVGTNLKLIERVTGRRTWGSVLGQGAVSGITMGLLVGVMLMLFLRGDMVMLLVGLGMGIIFGVMAAGLGYAVSGGKRDFNSARQTVATSYEIVVEHKVAAEARELLTQRPGARAAMFE, encoded by the coding sequence GTGAGCGAGCCGCTCGTCCCGTCAGCATCGAAGGCTTTCCGCCTGGAATACCCACAGCACCTCGCCGAGTTTTCCACCTACGAGGAGGCGCAGTCCGCGGTCGACTATCTGGCCGACAGCAAGTTCGCCGTCGAGAACCTGATGATCGTCGGCACCAACCTCAAGCTCATCGAGCGTGTCACGGGGCGCCGCACCTGGGGCAGCGTGCTCGGACAGGGGGCGGTATCCGGCATCACCATGGGCCTGCTGGTCGGCGTGATGCTGATGCTTTTCCTGCGGGGAGACATGGTGATGCTGCTCGTCGGCCTGGGCATGGGCATCATCTTCGGCGTGATGGCGGCGGGCCTCGGCTACGCGGTCAGCGGAGGCAAGCGGGACTTCAACTCGGCGCGTCAGACGGTCGCCACCAGTTACGAGATCGTCGTGGAACACAAGGTCGCTGCAGAGGCGCGCGAACTGCTCACCCAGCGACCGGGGGCTCGGGCGGCGATGTTCGAGTGA
- a CDS encoding SAM-dependent methyltransferase, which translates to MTAEFWDDRYSHPNFVFGYRPNDFLKEQSRLLKPGSRVLCLGDGEGRNGVWLAERGHDVVSLDFSRVALDKAEALAAERGTSIETWHVDLSEYVENPDPLRPWDAVVAIFVHLPAPLRRRVAEVVTRQCAPGAKLILESYTPAQLALGTGGPKDRDLLVTREDVMHDWDGWRLDVRLVERRVFEGMGHQGLSSVVQALGLR; encoded by the coding sequence GTGACGGCCGAGTTCTGGGACGACCGCTACTCGCACCCGAACTTCGTCTTCGGGTACCGGCCAAACGACTTCCTCAAGGAACAGTCCCGGCTGCTGAAGCCGGGCTCCCGGGTGCTGTGCCTCGGCGACGGCGAGGGACGCAACGGCGTCTGGCTTGCCGAACGCGGCCACGACGTCGTCAGCCTCGACTTCTCCCGCGTCGCGCTGGACAAGGCGGAGGCGTTGGCGGCGGAGCGCGGCACCTCGATCGAGACGTGGCACGTCGACCTGTCCGAGTACGTCGAGAACCCCGACCCGCTGCGCCCGTGGGACGCGGTGGTCGCCATCTTCGTGCACCTGCCCGCTCCGCTGCGGCGTCGCGTCGCGGAGGTCGTCACCCGTCAGTGCGCTCCCGGCGCGAAGCTGATCCTCGAGTCGTACACGCCCGCGCAGTTGGCGCTGGGCACCGGAGGCCCGAAGGACCGCGACCTGCTCGTCACCCGAGAGGACGTCATGCACGACTGGGACGGCTGGCGCCTCGACGTCCGGCTTGTCGAGCGGCGCGTCTTCGAGGGGATGGGGCATCAGGGGCTGAGCTCGGTGGTGCAGGCGCTCGGTTTGCGGTGA